A stretch of the Acyrthosiphon pisum isolate AL4f chromosome A2, pea_aphid_22Mar2018_4r6ur, whole genome shotgun sequence genome encodes the following:
- the LOC100167936 gene encoding eukaryotic translation initiation factor-like, which produces MHTKDLIKSSWADEVEDHLEKTTLPPAKVDTHGNTKIITEYRWNKDDKKEKVVRTYKIEKRLVSKTIAERKTWAKFGDSRNDKPGPNTSTTIPAEEIQMQFLSGKDGDKVEENPLDKLKNVNMNIKCRNCGGEHWSFSCHLKGTGLVIEDKKLVQEKVPEPEKNTSTNRPYIPPSAREGATNTAGKRDPYSRGYDEVPAIRIENLSESTSEADLSELVNKFGQVARIFLASNKVTGACKGYAFVNFKSKMDAERAIKGLHGYGYDHLILNVGWSTNNYSKSTY; this is translated from the exons ATGCATACTAAGGATCTGATCAAATCCAGTTGGGCAGATGAGGTCGAAGATCATTTGGAGAAAACAACATTGCCACCAGCAAAAGTTGATACACACGGAAATACCAAAATTATTACTGAATATCGTTGGAACAAGGATGACAAAAAAGAAAAGGTAGTTcgtacatataaaattgaaaaacgacTGGTGTCCAAAACTATAGCTGAGCGCAAGACATGGGCTAAATTCGGAGATTCACGTAATGATAAACCAGGACCAAATACTTCGACCACGATTCCGGCTGAAGAAATACAGATGCAATTCTTGTCGGGTAAGGATGGCGACAAAGTCGAAGAAAACCCATTAGACAAATTAAAGAATGTGAACATGAACATTAAATGCCGAAATTGTGGCGGAGAGCATTGGTCGTTTTCATGTCATCTCAAGGGTACCGGTTTGGTGATTGAAGATAAGAAATTGGTTCAAGAAAAGGTACCAGAGCccgaaaaaaatacaagtacCAACAG accTTATATTCCCCCGTCAGCAAGAGAAGGAGCCACAAATACAGCTGGCAAACGAGATCCATACTCACGTGGTTATGATGAAGTACCTGCTATCCGTATAGAAAATCTTTCTGAAAGTACATCTGAAGCTGATTTAAGTGAATTGGTCAACAAATTTGGTCAAGTTGCTCGAATTTTTTTGGCATCTAATAAGGTCACTGGTGCTTGTAAAGGATATGCATTTGTTAATTTCAAATCCAAAATGGATGCCGAACGAGCAATTAAAGGATTACACGGATATGGATATGACCATTTGATATTAAATGTTGGTTGGTCGACAAACAATTATAGTAAGAGTACTTACTAA